One genomic window of Sodaliphilus pleomorphus includes the following:
- a CDS encoding glycogen debranching enzyme N-terminal domain-containing protein, whose product MSYLKFDKNLMINLEQSLHKEILRTNQSGAYHCTTIVGCNTRKQHGLLVIPVPELDDDNHVLLSSLDETVIQHGAPFNLGIHKYNGNVFSPNGHKYIREYDCERVPTHTFRVGGVILKREKIFITNENRILIRYTLVEAHSKTTLQFRPFLAFRNANDLCVENSVASREYQETTNGISTCMYAGYPTLYMQFNHKPRFVFDPHWYNGIQYIKDQERGIPYTEDLYVPGYFEIDIKKGEPIVFSAGTSEVNTRALTKMYEDEIKSRTPRTSFYNCLKNSAKQFYISTKHGHYIIAGYPWFKIRARDQFIALPGCTLSVHHRPDFEAIMDTAALAFDKWMKTLEPDKHLQGIDLPDVPLWAIWDVQRYSHDQSNEIARNRYGNMCKSLINFIIDGKHPNLRVDDNGLVWTDGTKKPMSWMDAANPDGTPMIPRTGYLVEFNALWYNALMFLQEIYDGVAEEQTNVARWKAISLKAKTAFVDTFLNDYGYLYDYVNGTYTDLSVRPNMVIAVGIDYSPLDRRQRKVALDVITRELLTPKGLRTLSPKSFGYNPWYVGNPEQRERAYFTGSARPWLMGFYSYAYVKVFGMGGISFIERMMIGFEDEMKEGGIGTLSELYDGNPPFTGRGAISYAANVGHICWVLRLLKNLDVV is encoded by the coding sequence ATGAGCTATTTGAAATTTGACAAGAACCTGATGATTAATCTGGAGCAATCGCTTCACAAGGAGATATTGCGCACTAATCAATCGGGTGCTTATCATTGTACGACTATTGTGGGCTGCAACACGCGCAAGCAGCACGGGCTGTTGGTCATCCCAGTGCCCGAGCTTGACGACGACAACCATGTGCTGCTGTCGTCACTCGACGAGACCGTGATACAGCACGGTGCCCCCTTCAACCTGGGCATCCACAAGTACAATGGTAATGTGTTCAGCCCTAATGGACACAAGTATATACGTGAGTATGATTGTGAGCGTGTGCCCACCCACACCTTCCGCGTGGGCGGTGTGATACTGAAACGAGAGAAGATCTTCATCACCAACGAAAACCGCATCTTGATACGTTACACGCTGGTCGAGGCTCACTCCAAGACTACCTTGCAATTCCGCCCGTTTCTTGCTTTCCGCAACGCCAACGACCTGTGTGTAGAAAACAGTGTGGCCAGTCGTGAATACCAAGAAACGACCAACGGCATTTCTACGTGCATGTATGCGGGGTATCCCACCCTCTACATGCAGTTCAATCACAAGCCGCGTTTTGTCTTCGATCCGCATTGGTACAATGGCATTCAGTATATCAAGGACCAGGAGCGTGGCATCCCCTACACCGAGGATCTTTATGTGCCCGGGTATTTTGAAATCGACATCAAGAAGGGTGAGCCCATTGTGTTCTCGGCAGGTACCAGCGAGGTCAACACGCGTGCCCTCACCAAGATGTATGAAGACGAAATCAAGAGCCGAACGCCTCGCACGAGTTTTTATAATTGCTTGAAAAACAGTGCTAAGCAATTTTATATTTCTACCAAGCACGGCCATTACATCATTGCTGGTTACCCATGGTTCAAGATCAGGGCCCGCGACCAGTTTATCGCCTTGCCAGGCTGCACGCTCAGTGTGCATCACCGCCCCGACTTCGAGGCTATCATGGACACTGCTGCCCTGGCATTCGACAAGTGGATGAAGACGCTTGAGCCCGACAAGCACTTGCAGGGCATCGATTTGCCCGATGTGCCGCTCTGGGCCATTTGGGACGTGCAACGCTACTCCCACGACCAGTCCAACGAGATTGCCCGCAATCGCTATGGAAACATGTGCAAGAGCCTGATCAACTTCATAATCGACGGCAAGCACCCCAATCTGCGCGTAGACGACAACGGCCTCGTGTGGACCGATGGCACCAAGAAACCCATGTCGTGGATGGATGCTGCCAACCCCGACGGCACGCCCATGATACCGCGCACTGGTTATTTGGTAGAGTTTAATGCGTTGTGGTACAATGCTCTCATGTTCCTTCAGGAAATATACGACGGCGTCGCCGAGGAGCAGACCAACGTCGCTCGATGGAAAGCAATCTCGCTCAAAGCCAAGACAGCCTTTGTCGACACCTTCCTCAACGACTATGGCTACCTCTATGACTATGTGAACGGTACCTACACCGACTTGAGCGTGCGTCCCAACATGGTGATTGCTGTGGGCATCGATTACTCTCCTCTCGACCGCCGGCAGCGCAAGGTCGCTCTCGATGTCATCACTCGTGAGCTGCTCACTCCCAAGGGACTGCGCACCTTGAGCCCGAAAAGCTTTGGCTACAATCCCTGGTATGTGGGCAATCCAGAGCAGCGTGAGCGTGCCTATTTCACAGGCTCGGCCAGACCCTGGCTCATGGGCTTTTACAGTTACGCCTACGTCAAGGTGTTCGGCATGGGAGGAATCTCCTTTATCGAGCGCATGATGATAGGTTTTGAAGACGAGATGAAGGAGGGCGGCATTGGCACGCTGTCGGAGCTCTACGACGGCAACCCACCGTTTACTGGTCGTGGAGCCATCAGCTATGCTGCCAACGTGGGCCACATATGCTGGGTGCTGCGACTGCTCAAGAACCTCGATGTTGTTTAA
- a CDS encoding glycosyltransferase family 4 protein, giving the protein MKALMFGWEFPPHILGGLGTASYGITKGIAQNGDMDITFVIPKPWGDEPKEYAKIIGANCTPVAWRDVNWDYVQGRIGNVMDPQLYYDLRDHIYSDFNYMNTNDLGCIEFSGRYPDNLLEEINNYSIVAGVIARTIPCDIIHAHDWLTYPAGIHAKQVTGKPLVIHVHATDFDRSRGHVNPTVFNIERDGMIHADHIITVSNLTRRTVIEHYGIPPEKVTTVHNAVEPLSQEYLEIKPPHKHDKVVTFLGRITMQKGPEYFVEAAAQVLHKMHNVQFVMAGSGDMMEKMINLAAKRDIADRFHFTGFLKGKQVYEMLAASDVYIMPSVSEPFGISPLEAMQMGVPSIISKQSGCAEILDNVIKVDYWDTNAIADAVYSILMYPAMYKQLRDHGRDEVGRIVWKKAGAKIIDIYKRLVNQ; this is encoded by the coding sequence ATGAAAGCTTTAATGTTTGGCTGGGAGTTTCCCCCTCACATTCTCGGCGGCTTGGGCACCGCAAGCTATGGGATAACCAAGGGCATCGCCCAAAACGGCGACATGGACATCACCTTTGTCATTCCCAAGCCGTGGGGCGATGAGCCCAAGGAATATGCCAAAATCATAGGAGCCAATTGCACTCCAGTGGCATGGCGCGACGTGAACTGGGACTATGTGCAAGGGCGCATAGGCAACGTGATGGATCCTCAGCTCTACTACGACTTGCGCGATCACATTTACAGCGATTTCAACTACATGAATACCAACGACCTGGGCTGCATTGAGTTCAGTGGCCGATATCCCGACAACTTGCTTGAGGAAATCAACAACTACTCGATTGTGGCCGGGGTGATTGCCCGCACCATCCCGTGCGATATCATTCATGCGCACGACTGGCTCACCTATCCTGCCGGCATCCATGCCAAGCAGGTCACGGGCAAGCCGCTTGTGATACATGTGCATGCCACCGATTTCGACCGCAGTCGCGGCCATGTCAATCCCACCGTGTTCAACATTGAGCGCGACGGCATGATACATGCCGATCACATCATCACGGTGAGCAACTTGACCCGCCGCACCGTGATCGAGCACTATGGCATTCCCCCCGAAAAAGTGACCACCGTGCACAATGCCGTTGAGCCGCTCAGTCAGGAGTACTTAGAGATCAAACCACCGCACAAGCACGACAAGGTTGTTACGTTCTTGGGACGTATCACGATGCAGAAGGGGCCCGAGTATTTTGTCGAGGCTGCTGCACAGGTGCTGCACAAGATGCACAACGTGCAATTTGTGATGGCTGGCAGTGGCGACATGATGGAGAAAATGATCAACCTTGCCGCAAAGCGCGACATAGCCGACCGCTTCCATTTCACCGGTTTCCTGAAGGGCAAGCAGGTCTACGAGATGCTTGCAGCCAGCGATGTCTATATCATGCCCTCGGTGAGCGAGCCTTTTGGCATTTCTCCTCTCGAGGCCATGCAGATGGGTGTGCCCAGCATTATCTCTAAGCAAAGCGGCTGTGCCGAGATACTCGACAATGTGATTAAGGTCGACTACTGGGACACCAATGCCATAGCCGATGCAGTCTACTCGATACTTATGTACCCGGCCATGTACAAGCAATTGCGCGACCACGGCCGCGACGAGGTGGGCCGCATCGTGTGGAAAAAGGCTGGCGCCAAGATTATCGACATCTACAAGCGTCTTGTCAACCAATAA
- a CDS encoding glycoside hydrolase family 57 protein codes for MKAICFYFQIHQPFRLKTYRFFDIGNDHYYYDDFSNDDIITRIAQRSYLPANEMLLNMIKENGKNFKVAFSISGTALEQLEQYVPEFIDSMKELVDTGCVEFLSETYAHSLASLEDQDEFVQQVKDHDNKIYQLFGQHPKVFRNTELIYDDDISAVVASMGFNGVITDGAKHILGWKSPNYIYNSPVVPKLKLLLKNSKLSDDIAFRFSNSEWASYPLTADKYINWIAELPEEEQIVNLFMNYETFGELQPRESGIFEFMKALPRFAAQKGIQFWTPSEVVAKMKPVDQLSVMHPISWADEERDTSAWLGNTLQQEAVHKLYSIGERVRLCRDRRIKQDWYYLQASDHFFYMSTKHSQDGSVHSHYSPYDSPYMAFTNYMNVLSDFIIRVEEQYPETIDNEELNSLLLTIRNQETEISELKHEVEMMRNNIVKDTTGDFPVTGSEEPAKSTVKAAAPARPRAKAKKATARTTATKKK; via the coding sequence ATGAAGGCGATTTGTTTTTATTTCCAGATACATCAGCCATTCCGCTTGAAGACCTACAGGTTCTTTGATATCGGCAATGACCATTACTATTACGACGATTTTTCCAACGACGACATCATCACCCGCATTGCGCAGCGCTCCTATTTGCCTGCCAATGAGATGTTGCTCAACATGATAAAGGAAAACGGCAAGAACTTCAAGGTGGCATTTTCAATAAGTGGCACCGCCCTTGAGCAGCTCGAGCAGTATGTGCCCGAGTTTATCGACTCGATGAAGGAGCTTGTCGATACTGGTTGCGTTGAATTCTTGAGCGAGACCTATGCCCACTCTCTTGCCTCGCTTGAGGACCAGGACGAGTTTGTGCAGCAAGTCAAAGACCACGACAACAAGATCTATCAGCTGTTTGGCCAGCACCCCAAGGTGTTCCGCAACACCGAGCTCATCTATGACGACGACATCTCGGCAGTTGTTGCCTCTATGGGTTTCAATGGTGTCATCACCGATGGTGCCAAGCACATCCTTGGTTGGAAGTCGCCCAACTACATCTACAATTCTCCCGTGGTGCCCAAGTTGAAACTGCTGCTCAAAAACTCCAAGTTGAGCGATGACATTGCTTTCCGCTTCAGCAATTCTGAGTGGGCCAGCTATCCCTTGACTGCCGACAAGTATATCAACTGGATTGCCGAGCTCCCCGAAGAGGAGCAAATCGTGAACTTGTTTATGAACTACGAGACCTTCGGCGAGCTGCAACCGCGCGAGAGCGGTATCTTCGAGTTTATGAAGGCTCTGCCGCGTTTTGCCGCCCAAAAGGGTATACAATTCTGGACGCCGAGCGAGGTTGTGGCCAAGATGAAGCCCGTCGACCAACTCTCGGTGATGCACCCCATCAGCTGGGCCGACGAGGAACGCGACACGAGCGCCTGGCTGGGCAACACACTACAGCAAGAGGCTGTGCACAAGTTGTACTCCATAGGCGAGCGCGTGCGCTTGTGCCGTGACCGCCGCATCAAGCAGGATTGGTATTACCTGCAAGCCAGCGACCACTTCTTCTACATGAGCACAAAGCACAGCCAGGACGGGTCGGTTCACTCTCACTACAGCCCCTACGACTCGCCCTACATGGCCTTTACCAACTACATGAATGTGCTGAGCGACTTCATCATTCGTGTCGAGGAACAGTATCCCGAGACTATCGATAATGAAGAGCTCAACTCGCTGTTGCTCACAATTCGCAACCAGGAGACCGAAATCAGCGAGCTCAAGCACGAGGTGGAGATGATGCGCAACAACATCGTCAAGGACACCACTGGCGACTTTCCTGTAACTGGCAGCGAAGAGCCGGCAAAGTCAACTGTGAAGGCTGCAGCTCCTGCCAGGCCGCGTGCCAAGGCAAAGAAAGCGACAGCAAGGACGACAGCGACAAAAAAGAAATAA
- a CDS encoding MalY/PatB family protein, whose protein sequence is MKYDFDKIIDRRGTNSYKWDTPEEDGVIPMWVADMDFCTAPAVVQAVTRRAQHGIYGYVTVPEAYYQATIDWFGTRHHWAIERDWILYTSGVVPAISAIIKAFTSPGDKVVVQQPVYNCFFSSIVNNGCEIVDNALIATGDTYVMDYDDLEEKTKDARVKLLLLCNPHNPAGRVWSKEELSQVGKICAQNHVIVVSDEIHCELTMPGYDYMPFASISPELQDRCITCVSPSKAFNTAGLQIANIVTNHPDWRKKIDRAINDNEVCDVNPFGVEALIAAYNQGADWLEELRQYLWENYNVLKQYFAQHLPFCQVTKLEATYLVWVDIKSTGLSSDQLTHLLLTEGKVMVNSGTIYGKAQGEGYMRINIACPRARMLEGLKRMAHVINRHVQNT, encoded by the coding sequence ATGAAGTACGACTTTGATAAAATCATCGACCGCCGAGGTACTAATTCCTACAAGTGGGATACCCCTGAGGAGGACGGCGTGATACCGATGTGGGTGGCCGACATGGACTTTTGCACTGCTCCCGCTGTGGTTCAAGCAGTGACACGCCGCGCACAACATGGCATATACGGATATGTGACTGTGCCCGAGGCCTACTACCAAGCCACCATCGACTGGTTCGGCACCCGGCACCACTGGGCCATCGAGCGCGACTGGATACTCTACACCAGCGGTGTGGTGCCAGCTATCTCGGCAATCATCAAGGCCTTCACAAGCCCAGGCGACAAGGTGGTAGTGCAACAGCCAGTGTACAACTGCTTCTTCTCCTCGATAGTCAATAATGGCTGCGAGATTGTCGACAATGCACTCATCGCCACGGGCGACACCTATGTGATGGACTATGACGACCTCGAAGAGAAAACAAAAGACGCCAGGGTGAAACTGCTCTTGCTGTGCAATCCACACAATCCTGCCGGACGGGTGTGGAGCAAAGAGGAGTTGTCGCAAGTGGGCAAGATATGTGCACAAAACCACGTGATTGTGGTGAGCGATGAGATACATTGCGAGCTCACGATGCCCGGTTACGACTATATGCCCTTTGCCTCGATATCGCCCGAGTTGCAAGACCGATGCATCACTTGCGTCTCGCCCAGCAAGGCCTTCAACACCGCCGGGCTGCAGATTGCCAACATAGTGACCAACCATCCAGATTGGCGCAAGAAAATAGACCGTGCCATCAACGACAACGAGGTGTGCGATGTGAATCCTTTCGGTGTAGAAGCACTCATCGCCGCCTACAACCAAGGAGCCGACTGGCTCGAAGAGTTGAGGCAGTACTTGTGGGAAAACTACAATGTGCTCAAGCAATACTTTGCACAACACCTTCCATTTTGCCAAGTGACCAAGCTCGAGGCAACCTACCTGGTGTGGGTCGATATCAAGTCAACAGGCCTGAGCAGCGACCAGCTGACACACCTGTTGCTCACCGAGGGAAAAGTGATGGTCAACAGCGGCACCATCTACGGCAAGGCGCAAGGCGAGGGGTACATGCGCATCAACATTGCATGCCCACGGGCACGCATGCTTGAGGGGCTAAAGCGCATGGCCCATGTCATCAATCGCCATGTGCAAAACACGTGA
- a CDS encoding DUF3737 family protein yields the protein MQIIKDKTFAGERPLFGLRETKLYNVTIDEGESGIKLCHNIEAHDCTFIGKYPFWHVYGSVITHCHFEPGSRSAIWYSDDMLMTDTIIDAPKLFREMNRVELRNVTINDADETFWRVNDLKINNLTPHGGTYPFMFCSNVKVDGLVSDSKYVFQYVKNAEIRHAKITTKDSFWETDNVTIYDSELNGEYLGWHSRNLKLVRCHISGEQPLCYAENLVLEDCTFDASCDRAFEESTVEATIKGAITEIKNPTSGHIVADSIGRITIDQYIKQPANCIIETRR from the coding sequence ATGCAAATAATAAAAGATAAAACCTTTGCAGGCGAGCGACCGCTATTTGGCCTGCGTGAGACCAAGCTCTACAATGTGACCATCGATGAGGGTGAATCGGGCATCAAGCTGTGCCACAACATCGAGGCACACGATTGCACATTCATCGGGAAATATCCCTTTTGGCATGTGTATGGGTCGGTGATAACACATTGCCACTTTGAGCCAGGTTCGCGTTCGGCGATATGGTACAGCGACGACATGCTCATGACCGACACCATAATCGACGCGCCCAAGCTGTTCCGCGAGATGAACCGCGTGGAACTGCGCAATGTGACCATCAATGATGCCGACGAGACATTTTGGCGAGTCAACGACTTGAAAATCAACAACCTCACGCCACATGGCGGCACCTACCCATTCATGTTCTGCAGCAATGTGAAAGTCGACGGGCTTGTGAGTGACAGCAAGTACGTGTTTCAGTATGTAAAAAATGCCGAAATACGCCATGCCAAAATCACAACCAAAGATTCATTTTGGGAGACCGACAATGTGACAATATACGACTCGGAGCTCAACGGCGAATACCTGGGGTGGCACTCTCGCAACTTGAAGCTTGTGCGTTGCCACATCAGCGGAGAGCAACCACTGTGCTATGCCGAGAATCTTGTGCTGGAGGATTGTACCTTCGACGCCAGCTGCGACCGAGCCTTTGAGGAATCGACAGTAGAGGCCACAATCAAAGGTGCAATCACCGAAATCAAGAACCCAACAAGCGGTCACATTGTGGCCGACAGCATAGGCCGCATCACAATCGACCAGTACATCAAGCAACCAGCCAATTGCATCATTGAGACACGCCGATGA
- a CDS encoding MATE family efflux transporter: protein MATLGKDALLAMIRDGKAMTLKQELRLTALLSIPAILAQLTSILMQYIDASMVGRLGADDSASIGLVSTTIWLFAGVCNAATTGFSVQVAHLIGAGRPAEARSVLRQSMITILIFGLAVGLAGCLISPFLPTWLKGNDHITGKASTYFLIFSLAIPFLTLDFLASGMLRSSGNIKVPSMLNVMMGVLDVIFNFFLIFPAHNLQVMGIDFTLPGANLGVTGAALGTFLAEMITCFAMVYYMCFKSKELRLNHEHGSFKPRGQCLRKAFKISLPMGLQHIVMCSAQITITAIVAPLGSIALAANTFAITAESLCYMPGYGIADAATTLVGQSIGAARRDLTRRFANITVVMGMTVMGLMGVLMWIGAPVMMSIMSPVPGIIEQGTAALRIEAWAEPMFAAAIVSYGIFVGAGDTLIPCAMNVVSMWGVRITLSALFVLHYHMGLTGVWTAMCIELIFRGSIYLWRLKSDRWIKIKHKA, encoded by the coding sequence ATGGCAACACTCGGGAAAGACGCATTACTGGCAATGATACGCGATGGCAAAGCCATGACGTTGAAGCAGGAGTTGCGGCTCACTGCCCTGCTCTCGATACCGGCAATACTGGCCCAATTGACGTCGATACTCATGCAATATATCGACGCCTCGATGGTGGGACGGCTGGGAGCCGACGACTCGGCTTCGATAGGACTGGTGTCGACCACTATATGGCTCTTTGCCGGGGTGTGCAATGCTGCGACCACCGGATTCTCGGTACAAGTGGCCCACCTCATTGGAGCAGGTCGGCCTGCCGAAGCACGCTCGGTACTGAGGCAGTCGATGATCACGATACTCATCTTTGGACTGGCAGTGGGGCTGGCAGGATGCTTGATAAGCCCGTTTTTGCCTACCTGGCTGAAAGGCAATGACCACATTACAGGCAAAGCCTCGACCTATTTTCTCATATTCTCGCTGGCGATACCATTTCTCACACTCGACTTCCTGGCAAGCGGAATGCTCAGGAGCAGCGGCAACATCAAGGTGCCCAGCATGCTCAACGTGATGATGGGCGTGCTCGACGTGATTTTCAATTTTTTCTTGATTTTCCCTGCTCACAACCTGCAAGTCATGGGCATCGACTTTACCCTGCCAGGGGCCAACCTGGGCGTGACCGGCGCTGCCCTGGGCACTTTTCTGGCCGAAATGATAACCTGCTTTGCCATGGTATACTACATGTGCTTTAAGTCGAAAGAGCTGCGCCTCAACCATGAGCATGGCAGTTTCAAGCCACGAGGGCAGTGCTTGAGAAAGGCATTTAAAATTAGTTTGCCCATGGGGCTGCAACACATTGTGATGTGCAGCGCCCAGATCACCATCACGGCAATAGTAGCGCCACTTGGAAGCATCGCGCTGGCTGCCAACACATTTGCCATCACAGCCGAGAGCCTGTGCTACATGCCAGGCTATGGTATAGCCGATGCTGCAACCACGCTGGTGGGACAAAGCATAGGAGCGGCCCGGCGCGACTTGACTCGGCGATTTGCCAACATCACTGTAGTCATGGGCATGACTGTGATGGGGCTCATGGGTGTGCTCATGTGGATAGGGGCGCCAGTAATGATGAGCATCATGTCGCCTGTTCCAGGCATTATCGAGCAAGGCACTGCTGCCTTGCGCATCGAGGCATGGGCCGAACCCATGTTTGCAGCAGCAATTGTGAGTTACGGTATCTTTGTGGGTGCAGGTGACACCCTCATTCCCTGCGCGATGAATGTTGTGAGCATGTGGGGCGTGCGCATTACCTTGTCGGCCCTGTTTGTTCTGCACTACCACATGGGGCTCACGGGAGTGTGGACAGCCATGTGCATCGAACTCATCTTCCGCGGCAGCATCTACTTGTGGCGTCTGAAATCGGACCGGTGGATAAAAATAAAACACAAAGCGTGA
- a CDS encoding OmpA family protein — translation MKKITLLAFACAMLMAPAAVNAQEVTYVEDPAQGYLFNRMQDNWFVEAEGGAGVMMSKYDKHAKFGDRIGLKGNLAVGKWFSPLWGARFGGEFEQLKGATPAYYESVLGYRNELAKDGFHKQQFNNIGAFGDLMFNLTNWVMGYKPGRFYNAVLYGGMGIHWVYSRELMNDDRGNWEYSANEGKESRNFSFRAGLLNTFRVSNHVNILLDLRFDEMQEHVDGWNAGKSWNEIPSVLVGLSYKFNKTEWNAPVVPVCPEIKYTDAYVDDLRAKLEAANQNIANLKQQLDECRNRKAPEPAPVAEAPLATVYFPINVSKVVGVQQKVVDAVGEVMKNESNNYVLTGWADNYTGNKTINTRLRKERVASVKKMLVKKGIDAGRLDAQINDGELTNYGAKAASLDRAVTINRAK, via the coding sequence ATGAAAAAGATTACATTATTAGCATTTGCATGCGCAATGCTGATGGCACCTGCTGCAGTCAACGCTCAGGAGGTGACTTATGTTGAGGATCCAGCTCAAGGCTATCTGTTCAACAGAATGCAGGACAACTGGTTTGTTGAGGCAGAAGGCGGAGCTGGCGTCATGATGTCGAAGTACGACAAGCATGCTAAGTTTGGCGATCGTATTGGCCTGAAGGGCAACCTCGCTGTAGGCAAGTGGTTCTCTCCACTGTGGGGAGCACGCTTCGGCGGTGAGTTTGAGCAGCTCAAGGGTGCAACACCTGCCTACTATGAGAGCGTGCTGGGCTACCGCAACGAGCTTGCTAAAGACGGTTTCCACAAGCAGCAATTCAACAACATTGGTGCATTTGGCGACCTGATGTTCAACCTCACCAACTGGGTGATGGGCTACAAGCCCGGTCGTTTCTACAACGCTGTGCTCTACGGCGGTATGGGCATTCACTGGGTATATTCTCGTGAGCTCATGAACGACGACAGGGGTAACTGGGAGTATTCGGCCAACGAAGGCAAGGAGTCGCGTAACTTCAGCTTCCGTGCTGGTTTGTTGAACACCTTCCGTGTGAGCAATCACGTCAACATCCTGCTCGACCTGCGTTTCGACGAGATGCAAGAGCATGTTGATGGCTGGAACGCTGGCAAGAGCTGGAACGAGATTCCTTCGGTACTCGTTGGTCTTTCCTACAAGTTCAACAAGACTGAGTGGAATGCTCCCGTGGTTCCCGTTTGCCCCGAGATCAAGTACACCGATGCTTATGTTGACGACCTGCGTGCAAAACTTGAGGCTGCCAACCAGAACATTGCCAACCTGAAGCAGCAACTCGACGAGTGCCGCAACCGCAAGGCTCCCGAACCCGCTCCTGTGGCCGAGGCTCCTCTCGCAACCGTTTACTTCCCCATCAACGTTTCGAAGGTTGTGGGCGTTCAGCAGAAGGTTGTTGACGCTGTGGGCGAAGTGATGAAGAACGAGTCGAACAACTACGTGCTCACTGGCTGGGCCGACAACTACACTGGTAACAAGACCATCAACACCCGCCTGCGCAAGGAGCGTGTTGCTTCGGTGAAGAAGATGCTCGTGAAGAAGGGTATCGATGCTGGTCGTCTCGACGCACAAATCAACGATGGCGAGCTCACCAACTATGGTGCAAAGGCTGCTTCGCTCGACCGTGCCGTCACTATCAACCGTGCCAAGTAA